AGTTATTGATGGTTGCCTGTCTGCTCTTTAGCAGCATATCGGGGGCCGGTTTTGTATATCATGACGACCATGTCGGGTTTCTTTCAGATCATGCTCCTCAGTTTATTACCATCCTTCGCGATTGTTATTTAGACATGCTTCCATCGGGGGATTATGCCAGTATCCTCCGTATTTTAAACTGGAGTATTTTGGGTGAAATCATTGATGGAATGACCCAGTATATATGCGGTTGGCATAGCTCAGCATATGCTGAAAACTGTTTCCAGGTAATTATATAAATAGCCCCAAGAAAACTACTGTTTTCTTGGGGCTATTGGTTTATTAGGAGGATTATCGAGCGAGCATAAAATAGAATCTGAGCAATAGTATATATCTATTTGCTATTGTGATCTAGTAATGGTCAGTCGATTATAGAATTCGGAGGTGTAACATGTCCAAGTATCATTCTATTCTCAGTCGCCGTGAGTTCCTGAAAGCCCTGGGGATGGGAAGTGCTGGTCTGGGGGCTCTAGCCGTCGCCCCGCCAGCTATACGTGATATGGATGAAGTGATAGCCTCACCCCAAGCTGACTGGAAGCGGCCTGCCTGGGTCAAAGAAGTGGACAAACCCACAGTGGAGATCGACTGGAAGATACTGGAGCGCTTCGATTACCGTGAAGTTATGTTTGTCAACGGCTTCACCAAAGCCGTGGGTAAGGAAACCGCTGGGATCTTAAGCCAGGTAGGCCTGGCAAATGCCAAAAAATGGATCCGGGATAAGCGTCCGGGTCATACCCTGAAGGACTATGCCGTAAAGATGGGTGCTCAGGGCTATGCCTTCGATCCTCACAGCTATTTGGGATATAAGAAGTCACCGACACCTGAGAGCCTGGGTGTACCCAGATGGGAAGGAACCCCCGAAGAAAACGCCCGCATGGTGAGGACAGTCATGCGCCTCTACGGGGCCGTTGATGTGGCCTATGTCGAACTGGATACGGATACTACCGAGAAATTAATCTATACCTACGACGTAGACGGTAAGCAAATGGAGATCAAAGATGTGGAACTCGGGGAAGAAAGTGAGAAAGTCAAAATTCTGCCCAAGAAAGCGCGCTGGGTGATCGTCTACACCATGATGATGTCCCATGAGCTAACGAGGAGGCTGCCGTCATTCAACGCGGAAGCCACGGTGTATATGCCCTATGCCCAGGGGCCCTGGCTGCAAGACCGCTTCCAGGACTTTATCCGCACCCTGGGATATAACTGCTATGGAGAACCCCGGCCCAATGCCCTGGGGACATCAGTTGGATTAGGGGTAATGGGAGGACTGGGGGAAATAAGCCGGATAGAGCATATAATAACTCCCGGCCGGGGCTTTTCACATCGTGTATTCAAGATGATTACCGACCTTCCGCTGGCGCCCACCAAGCCCATCGATACCGGTGTTATGGACTTCTGCCGCGTCTGCAAAAAATGTTCTGACATGTGCCCGGCGCATGCCATAGCACCGGACACTGAACCCACCTGGAAGATTCCAGGACCTTACAAGAACCCGGGGGTAAAGGGCTGGTTTAGAATTGAACCACTGTGCTATACCTACTGGCGCCAGACCGGCACCGGCTGCGGCTTCTGCCTGGCGCTGTGCCCGCTGAACCGGCCGCAGAATACATCCTATTTCAAGACCATGCGCAGCACCATCGCTAAAACTACGGCACTGAATCGTACCTTCCGCAAGATGGACGACCTGCTGGACTGGGGCCCCAGAAGGGATCCTGCCGGTTTCTGGGACCTGGAGATGCCCAGTTTTGGGTGGGATTAAAAGAGGAGGATGATGTGTGGTTTTTTGCAGGTATACTGCTTGCTGTTGTTTTGATGTTACTAGTGCTATGGCTGCGTAGCCGTAAGATTGCTGTTACCTGGTATGAATGGATCATCGCCGCTCTGGGGCTGGTGCTTTTGCTGGTAGCGCTGCAGAACTACTTTGCCTCGTCTGCTGGATATGAGCCTACAGCACCTGGTATGTTCCTGCTGGTATTCGGTCTGCCGGGCATTCTTTTATTCGCGATTGCCGCCGTTCTTGTATCGCGGAGGCAATTACGCAAGCATGATATAATCAAATGAGTGGGAATAGGCATTAATGCTTGAATAGTGAACACTGGGTTTTATAATTACGTCATGCCCTTATCTAGCCCCAAAATACACGAGACAAGGAGGTTATAGATGTTAGTGTCACACAAAAAAACAACCATATTTATATCGATGGTCCTGATAATGTTATTAACGTTGCTTACCGGTGGTTGCTCCAACCGTACTTTTGTATTGAACCCTCAACCCTTTTTGCCACCGGAATATTATAATTGTACACAAGTTGACCCCAAAGCCCTGGTAAATGTTTATTTTACCGGTTACGGTGATTTTACTAAGATGGAAGCTATGTATAATGACATTATATATGTCTTTAAAGATGTACTGGTTGATAAACGTATGTTTATCGGATTGAATGAAGGCTTTATCTGGGTGGATCAAATCAAGTGTTACCTGGTAGAACCCGATGATATGAAAAATTATAAGCCGGGGGACAAGATTGATGTGGTGGGATTGAATAAAGGGCCTACATCCTACTACATAGCAGGGCTTACTTTTAAAAACTGCATTGTACTGCCTGCCGGCAGGGTAGCTTTACCTGCCAGCCCTGGTACCGTTGCTTTCACACCGGGATACTAAACACAAATAGGAATGTGGCATTCTTATGGAAATCAAGCGTAGTTATGCAGGATAAAAAAAGCGCCGGGGAGCCTGTTAACTTATCACGGCGCAGGTTCTTGGCAAGTGTCGGTGTGGTTTTGGGTGGATCAGTCGCGGGTTCCGGACTGCTTTTTTCAGCATGCACTGCGAATGACAGCGCTAAAACGGTAACTCTGACCAATGAAAAGCCACGCTACATTTGCCCCTATGACGGCAAGGCCTTTGATACCTTTGAACAGTTGACTCAATATATTTCTGATAACTATCCGGGGCAGCAGCCGGTCACCCGGTTCATGAGCCCCTACGATAACAGAGAATTCTCTAGCCTTCAGGAACTCAAGGCATACCTGGACAGCATGTTTACCGGTCTGGGAAGTATAACCCTGAATGTTAACGGAACTATGTACA
This portion of the Dehalococcoidia bacterium genome encodes:
- a CDS encoding dehalogenase translates to MWFFAGILLAVVLMLLVLWLRSRKIAVTWYEWIIAALGLVLLLVALQNYFASSAGYEPTAPGMFLLVFGLPGILLFAIAAVLVSRRQLRKHDIIK
- a CDS encoding reductive dehalogenase, with protein sequence MSKYHSILSRREFLKALGMGSAGLGALAVAPPAIRDMDEVIASPQADWKRPAWVKEVDKPTVEIDWKILERFDYREVMFVNGFTKAVGKETAGILSQVGLANAKKWIRDKRPGHTLKDYAVKMGAQGYAFDPHSYLGYKKSPTPESLGVPRWEGTPEENARMVRTVMRLYGAVDVAYVELDTDTTEKLIYTYDVDGKQMEIKDVELGEESEKVKILPKKARWVIVYTMMMSHELTRRLPSFNAEATVYMPYAQGPWLQDRFQDFIRTLGYNCYGEPRPNALGTSVGLGVMGGLGEISRIEHIITPGRGFSHRVFKMITDLPLAPTKPIDTGVMDFCRVCKKCSDMCPAHAIAPDTEPTWKIPGPYKNPGVKGWFRIEPLCYTYWRQTGTGCGFCLALCPLNRPQNTSYFKTMRSTIAKTTALNRTFRKMDDLLDWGPRRDPAGFWDLEMPSFGWD